The Misgurnus anguillicaudatus chromosome 15, ASM2758022v2, whole genome shotgun sequence genome has a window encoding:
- the LOC129419565 gene encoding uncharacterized protein isoform X8, which translates to MDGFILVFCLLLCHDFLLKGQTSPVRSKAYKTDVQQELLGSKDNPLPIPYQVINQNPTPVEAKCNMAVLLSVNNASGIDIQTDIDGSELLGTSSHPKPQPQLENPVYGHPQPLPQPEEPNTGHPKPQPQPEEPTYGQPKPEAEQPTSHHSKPQRDQPTSGHPKSQPKLEEPTSAHPKPQLEEPTPGHPGHQPQLVEPTSGQPKPQPVQPTSGHSKPQRDQPTSGHPKPQLEEPTPGHPGHQPQLVEPTSGHPKPQLEEPTPGHPGHQPQLVEPTSGKPKTQPEELNTSHHDTQPQLKEPTSGHPVTQPQPEKPSTGHPKPQPQPEEPTYGHAEPQPQMETPTYGHPKPQPSSGHHEPQPQPQLEEPSTGHHVTQPKPEEPSTSHPEPQVEPTPGHPEHLPQLVEPTFGKPKPQLEEPTPGQPKHQPQLVEPTSGQPKPQAEQPTSGHSKPQQEQPTSVQPKPQPKLEEPTSAHPKPQLGEPTPGHPGHQPQLVEPTYGHAEPQPQMGTPTYGHPKPQPSSGHHEPQPQLEEPNTGHHVTQPKPEEPTFGHPKPQPQTKVPSSGHSEPQPEEPTPGHPENQPHLEEATFAHPERQPQPEQPTSGQPKPQAEQPTSGHSKPQQEQPTSVQPKPQPKLEEPTSAHPKPQLGEPTPGHHGHQPQLVEPTYGHAEPQPQMGTPTYGHPKPQPSSGHHEPQPQLEEPNTGHHVTQPKPEEPTFGHPKPQPQTKVPSSGHSEPQPEEPTPGHPENQPQPEQPTSVQPKPQAEQPTSVQPKPQAEQPTSGHSKPQPEQPTSVQPKPQPKLEEPTSGHPKPQLDEPTPNHPGHQPQLVEPTSGQPKPQQEQPTSGQPKPQQEQPTSGHPKPQLEEPTPGRPKPQLEEPTPGHPEHPPQLVEPTPGQPEHQPQLVEPTSGHPKPQLEEPTPGHPGHQPQLVEPTYGHTEPQPQKEMPTYGHPKPQPSSGHHEPQPQLEEPNTGHHVTQPKPEEPTFGHPKPQPQTKVPSSGHSEPQPEEPTPGHPENQPHLKEPTFAHPERQPQPEQPTSGQPKPQAEQPTSGRSKPQQEQPTSVQPKPQPKLEEPTSAHPKPQLGEPTPGHPGHQPQLVEPTYGHAEPQPQMETPTYGHPKPQPSSGHHEPQPQLEEPNTGHHVTQPKPEEPTFGHPKPQPQTKVPSSGHSEPQPEEPTPGHPENQLHLEEPTFAHPERQPQPEQPTSVQTKPQAEQPTSGHSKPQPEQPTSVQPKPQPKLEEPTSGHPKPQLDEPTPNHPGHQPQLVEPTSGQPKPQQEQPTSGHPKPQQEQPTSGHPKPQLEEPTPGHPGHQPQLVEPTYGHTEPQPQKEMPTYGHPKPQPSSGHHEPQPQLEEPSPGHHVTKPKPEEPTFGHPKPQPQWEEPTSGHLEPQPQPKVPSSGHSEPQPEEPRPGHPEHKPHLEEPTFAHPERQPQPEEPTFGHPKPQPQPEEPTFGHPEPQPKQVEPGSGHSEPQSEESTSGYFKPQPQLEKPTFGLPEPQPQLEEPTSGHPKPQTEESTSGYLESQLQLEEPTFGFLEPQTGESTASLEPQSQLEESTADLLEPQSQLEESTADLLEPQSQLEESTADLLEPQSQLEESTADLLEPQSQLEESTADLLEPQSQLEESTADLLEPQSQLEESTADLLEPQSQLEEFTSGHPESNLQPNEPGSHHPKHQSKAPKSSHLPFIICMFKPKCAFALKSLLRSLGH; encoded by the exons ATGGATGGTTTCAtacttgtgttttgtttgttgttgtgtcACGACTTTTTACTCAAAG GACAAACTTCTCCTGTGAGATCTAAAGCTTACAAGACTGATGTTCAGCAAGAACTTCTTGGGAGTAAAG ATAACCCACTCCCCATTCCATATCAAGTAATTAACCAAAATCCAACACCAGTGGAGGCAAAGTGCAACATGGCTGTCCtgctgtctgtaaataatgcatCTGGCATAGATATTCAAACAG ATATTGATGGGTCAGAGTTGCTGGGCACCTCTAGCCACCCTAAGCCTCAGCCCCAGCTGGAGAACCCAGTCTATGGCCACCCACAGCCTCTCCCCCAGCCAGAGGAACCCAATACTGGACACCCCAAGCCTCAGCCCCAGCCAGAAGAGCCCACATATGGCCAACCAAAGCCTGAGGCAGAGCAGCCAACCTCTCACCACTCTAAGCCCCAGCGAGATCAGCCTACCTCTGGCCACCCAAAGTCTCAGCCTAAACTTGAGGAACCCACCTCTGCCCACCCCAAGCCCCAGCTAGAGGAACCCACACCTGGCCACCCTGGACATCAGCCTCAGCTGGTGGAGCCCACCTCTGGCCAACCAAAGCCCCAGCCAGTGCAGCCAACCTCTGGCCACTCTAAGCCCCAGCGAGATCAGCCTACCTCTGGCCACCCAAAGCCTCAGCTGGAGGAACCCACACCTGGCCACCCTGGACATCAGCCTCAGCTGGTGGAGCCTACCTCTGGCCACCCCAAGCCTCAGCTGGAGGAACCCACACCTGGCCACCCTGGACATCAGCCTCAGCTGGTGGAGCCCACCTCTGGCAAACCCAAGACCCAGCCAGAGGAGCTCAATACTAGCCACCATGACACTCAGCCCCAGCTGAAGGAACCCACCTCTGGGCACCCGGTGACTCAGCCCCAGCCAGAGAAACCCAGTACTGGACACCCTAAGCCTCAGCCCCAGCCAGAAGAGCCCACATATGGTCATGCTGAGCCTCAGCCCCAGATGGAGACGCCAACATATGGCCACCCTAAACCTCAACCTAGCTCTGGCCACCATGAGCCTCAGCCCCAGCCCCAGCTGGAGGAACCCAGTACTGGCCATCACGTGACTCAGCCCAAGCCAGAGGAACCCAGTACTAGCCACCCTGAGCCTCAGGTGGAGCCCACCCCTGGCCACCCTGAACATCTGCCGCAGCTGGTGGAGCCCACATTTGGCAAACCAAAGCCTCAGCTGGAGGAGCCCACACCTGGCCAACCCAAACATCAACCTCAGCTGGTGGAGCCTACCTCTGGCCAACCAAAGCCCCAGGCAGAGCAGCCAACCTCTGGCCACTCAAAGCCCCAGCAAGAGCAGCCTACCTCTGTCCAACCCAAGCCCCAGCCTAAACTTGAGGAACCCACCTCTGCCCACCCCAAGCCTCAGCTGGGGGAACCCACACCTGGCCACCCTGGACATCAGCCTCAGCTGGTGGAGCCCACATATGGTCATGCTGAGCCTCAGCCCCAGATGGGGACGCCAACCTATGGCCACCCTAAACCTCAACCTAGCTCTGGCCACCATGAGCCTCAGCCCCAGCTGGAGGAACCCAATACTGGCCACCACGTGACTCAGCCCAAGCCAGAAGAACCCACCTTTGGCCACCCCAAGCCTCAGCCCCAGACAAAGGTGCCCAGCTCAGGTCACTCAGAACCCCAGCCAGAGGAGCCCACACCTGGCCACCCTGAAAATCAGCCCCATCTGGAGGAGGCCACCTTTGCCCACCCTGAGCGTCAGCCCCAGCCAGAGCAGCCCACCTCTGGCCAACCAAAGCCACAGGCAGAGCAGCCAACCTCTGGCCACTCCAAGCCCCAACAAGAGCAGCCTACCTCTGTCCAACCCAAGCCCCAGCCTAAACTTGAGGAACCCACCTCTGCCCACCCCAAGCCTCAGCTGGGGGAACCCACACCTGGCCACCATGGACATCAGCCTCAGCTGGTGGAGCCCACATATGGTCATGCTGAGCCTCAGCCCCAGATGGGGACGCCAACCTATGGCCACCCTAAACCTCAACCTAGCTCTGGCCACCATGAGCCTCAGCCCCAGCTGGAGGAACCCAATACTGGCCACCACGTGACTCAGCCCAAGCCAGAAGAACCCACCTTTGGCCACCCCAAGCCTCAGCCCCAGACAAAGGTGCCCAGCTCAGGTCACTCAGAACCCCAGCCAGAGGAGCCCACACCTGGCCACCCTGAAAATCAGCCCCAGCCAGAGCAGCCCACCTCTGTCCAACCCAAGCCCCAGGCAGAGCAGCCCACCTCTGTCCAACCCAAGCCCCAGGCAGAGCAGCCAACCTCTGGCCACTCCAAGCCCCAGCCAGAGCAGCCCACCTCTGTCCAACCCAAGCCCCAGCCTAAACTTGAGGAGCCCACCTCTGGCCACCCCAAGCCTCAGCTGGATGAACCCACACCTAACCACCCTGGACATCAGCCTCAGCTGGTGGAGCCCACCTCTGGCCAACCAAAGCCCCAGCAAGAGCAGCCCACCTCTGGCCAACCAAAGCCCCAGCAAGAGCAGCCTACCTCTGGCCACCCAAAGCCTCAGCTTGAGGAACCCACACCTGGCCGCCCAAAGCCTCAGCTTGAGGAACCCACACCTGGCCACCCTGAACATCCACCTCAGCTGGTGGAGCCCACACCTGGCCAACCTGAACATCAGCCTCAGCTGGTGGAGCCCAC CTCTGGCCACCCCAAGCCTCAGCTGGAGGAACCCACACCTGGCCACCCTGGACATCAGCCTCAGCTGGTGGAGCCCACATATGGTCACACTGAGCCTCAGCCCCAGAAGGAGATGCCAACCTATGGCCACCCTAAACCTCAACCTAGCTCTGGCCACCATGAGCCTCAGCCCCAGCTGGAGGAACCCAATACTGGCCACCACGTGACTCAGCCCAAGCCAGAAGAACCCACCTTTGGCCACCCCAAGCCTCAGCCCCAGACAAAGGTGCCCAGCTCAGGTCACTCAGAACCCCAGCCAGAGGAGCCCACACCTGGCCACCCTGAAAATCAGCCCCATCTGAAGGAGCCCACCTTTGCCCACCCTGAGCGTCAGCCCCAGCCAGAGCAGCCCACCTCTGGTCAACCAAAGCCCCAGGCAGAGCAGCCAACCTCTGGCCGCTCCAAGCCCCAGCAAGAGCAGCCTACCTCTGTCCAACCCAAGCCCCAGCCTAAACTTGAGGAGCCCACCTCTGCCCACCCCAAGCCTCAGCTGGGGGAACCCACACCTGGCCACCCTGGACATCAGCCTCAGCTGGTGGAGCCCACATATGGTCACGCTGAGCCTCAGCCCCAGATGGAGACGCCAACCTATGGCCACCCTAAACCTCAACCTAGCTCTGGCCACCATGAGCCTCAGCCCCAGCTGGAGGAACCCAATACTGGCCACCACGTGACTCAGCCCAAGCCAGAAGAACCCACCTTTGGCCACCCCAAGCCTCAGCCCCAGACAAAGGTGCCCAGCTCAGGTCACTCAGAACCCCAGCCAGAGGAGCCCACACCTGGCCACCCTGAAAATCAGCTCCATCTGGAGGAGCCCACCTTTGCCCACCCTGAGCGTCAGCCCCAGCCAGAGCAGCCCACCTCTGTCCAGACCAAGCCCCAGGCAGAGCAGCCAACCTCTGGCCACTCCAAGCCCCAGCCAGAGCAGCCCACCTCTGTCCAACCCAAGCCCCAGCCTAAACTTGAGGAGCCCACCTCTGGCCACCCCAAGCCTCAGCTGGATGAACCCACACCTAACCACCCTGGACATCAGCCTCAGCTGGTGGAGCCCACCTCTGGCCAACCAAAGCCCCAGCAAGAGCAGCCCACCTCTGGCCACCCAAAGCCCCAGCAAGAGCAGCCTACCTCTGGCCACCCAAAGCCTCAGCTTGAGGAACCCACACCTGGCCACCCCGGACATCAGCCTCAGCTGGTGGAGCCCACATATGGTCACACTGAGCCTCAGCCCCAGAAGGAGATGCCAACCTATGGCCACCCTAAACCTCAACCTAGCTCTGGCCACCATGAGCCTCAGCCCCAGCTGGAGGAACCCAGTCCTGGCCACCACGTGACTAAGCCCAAGCCAGAAGAACCCACCTTTGGCCACCCCAAGCCTCAGCCCCAGTGGGAGGAGCCCACTTCTGGCCACCTTGAGCCTCAGCCCCAGCCAAAGGTGCCCAGCTCAGGTCACTCAGAACCCCAGCCAGAGGAGCCCAGACCTGGCCACCCTGAACATAAGCCCCATCTGGAGGAGCCCACCTTTGCCCACCCTGAGCGTCAGCCCCAGCCGGAGGAGCCCACCTTTGGCCACCCCAAGCCTCAGCCCCAGCCGGAGGAGCCCACTTTTGGCCACCCTGAGCCTCAGCCAAAGCAAGTGGAGCCCGGCTCTGGCCATTCCGAGCCCCAGTCAGAGGAGTCCACCTCTGGCTACTTTAAGCCTCAGCCCCAACTGGAAAAACCCACCTTTGGCCTCCCCGAGCCTCAGCCCCAGCTGGAAGAGCCCACGTCTGGACACCCCAAGCCCCAGACAGAGGAGTCCACCTCTGGCTACCTTGAGTCTCAGCTCCAGCTGGAAGAACCCACCTTTGGCTTTCTTGAGCCTCAGACAGGGGAGTCCACTGCAAGCCTTGAGCCTCAGTCCCAGCTGGAGGAGTCCACCGCTGACCTCCTTGAGCCTCAGTCCCAGCTGGAGGAGTCCACCGCTGACCTCCTTGAGCCTCAGTCCCAGCTGGAGGAGTCCACCGCTGACCTCCTTGAGCCTCAGTCCCAGCTGGAGGAGTCCACCGCTGACCTCCTTGAGCCTCAGTCCCAGCTGGAGGAGTCCACCGCTGACCTCCTTGAGCCTCAGTCCCAGCTGGAGGAGTCCACCGCTGACCTCCTTGAGCCTCAGTCCCAGCTGGAGGAGTCCACCGCTGACCTCCTTGAGCCTCAGTCCCAGCTGGAGGAGTTCACCTCCGGCCACCCTGAATCCAATCTTCAACCAAATGAGCCAGGCTCTCACCATCCCAAGCACCAGTCAAAAGCACCAAAATCTAGCCATTTGCCTTTTATCATCTGCATGTTTAAACCAAAATGTGCTTTTGCTCTCAAGTCACTTCTTCGATCTCTTGGACACTAA
- the LOC129419565 gene encoding uncharacterized protein isoform X6 produces MDGFILVFCLLLCHDFLLKGQTSPVRSKAYKTDVQQELLGSKDNPLPIPYQVINQNPTPVEAKCNMAVLLSVNNASGIDIQTDIDGSELLGTSSHPKPQPQLENPVYGHPQPLPQPEEPNTGHPKPQPQPEEPTYGQPKPEAEQPTSHHSKPQRDQPTSGHPKSQPKLEEPTSAHPKPQLEEPTPGHPGHQPQLVEPTSGQPKPQPVQPTSGHSKPQRDQPTSGHPKPQLEEPTPGHPGHQPQLVEPTSGHPKPQLEEPTPGHPGHQPQLVEPTSGKPKTQPEELNTSHHDTQPQLKEPTSGHPVTQPQPEKPSTGHPKPQPQPEEPTYGHAEPQPQMETPTYGHPKPQPSSGHHEPQPQPQLEEPSTGHHVTQPKPEEPSTSHPEPQVEPTPGHPEHLPQLVEPTFGKPKPQLEEPTPGQPKHQPQLVEPTSGQPKPQAEQPTSGHSKPQQEQPTSVQPKPQPKLEEPTSAHPKPQLGEPTPGHPGHQPQLVEPTYGHAEPQPQMGTPTYGHPKPQPSSGHHEPQPQLEEPNTGHHVTQPKPEEPTFGHPKPQPQTKVPSSGHSEPQPEEPTPGHPENQPHLEEATFAHPERQPQPEQPTSGQPKPQAEQPTSGHSKPQQEQPTSVQPKPQPKLEEPTSAHPKPQLGEPTPGHHGHQPQLVEPTYGHAEPQPQMGTPTYGHPKPQPSSGHHEPQPQLEEPNTGHHVTQPKPEEPTFGHPKPQPQTKVPSSGHSEPQPEEPTPGHPENQPQPEQPTSVQPKPQAEQPTSVQPKPQAEQPTSGHSKPQPEQPTSVQPKPQPKLEEPTSGHPKPQLDEPTPNHPGHQPQLVEPTSGQPKPQQEQPTSGQPKPQQEQPTSGHPKPQLEEPTPGRPKPQLEEPTPGHPEHQPQLVEPTSGQPKPQAEQPTSGHSKPQPKLEEPTSGHPKPQLEEPTPGHPGHQPQLVEPTYGHTEPQPQKEMPTYGHPKPQPSSGHHEPQPQLEEPNTGHHVTQPKPEEPTFGHPKPQPQTKVPSSGHSEPQPEEPTPGHPENQPHLKEPTFAHPERQPQPEQPTSGQPKPQAEQPTSGRSKPQQEQPTSVQPKPQPKLEEPTSAHPKPQLGEPTPGHPGHQPQLVEPTYGHAEPQPQMETPTYGHPKPQPSSGHHEPQPQLEEPNTGHHVTQPKPEEPTFGHPKPQPQTKVPSSGHSEPQPEEPTPGHPENQLHLEEPTFAHPERQPQPEQPTSVQTKPQAEQPTSGHSKPQPEQPTSVQPKPQPKLEEPTSGHPKPQLDEPTPNHPGHQPQLVEPTSGQPKPQQEQPTSGHPKPQQEQPTSGHPKPQLEEPTPGHPGHQPQLVEPTYGHTEPQPQKEMPTYGHPKPQPSSGHHEPQPQLEEPSPGHHVTKPKPEEPTFGHPKPQPQWEEPTSGHLEPQPQPKVPSSGHSEPQPEEPRPGHPEHKPHLEEPTFAHPERQPQPEEPTFGHPKPQPQPEEPTFGHPEPQPKQVEPGSGHSEPQSEESTSGYFKPQPQLEKPTFGLPEPQPQLEEPTSGHPKPQTEESTSGYLESQLQLEEPTFGFLEPQTGESTASLEPQSQLEESTADLLEPQSQLEESTADLLEPQSQLEESTADLLEPQSQLEESTADLLEPQSQLEESTADLLEPQSQLEESTADLLEPQSQLEESTADLLEPQSQLEEFTSGHPESNLQPNEPGSHHPKHQSKAPKSSHLPFIICMFKPKCAFALKSLLRSLGH; encoded by the exons ATGGATGGTTTCAtacttgtgttttgtttgttgttgtgtcACGACTTTTTACTCAAAG GACAAACTTCTCCTGTGAGATCTAAAGCTTACAAGACTGATGTTCAGCAAGAACTTCTTGGGAGTAAAG ATAACCCACTCCCCATTCCATATCAAGTAATTAACCAAAATCCAACACCAGTGGAGGCAAAGTGCAACATGGCTGTCCtgctgtctgtaaataatgcatCTGGCATAGATATTCAAACAG ATATTGATGGGTCAGAGTTGCTGGGCACCTCTAGCCACCCTAAGCCTCAGCCCCAGCTGGAGAACCCAGTCTATGGCCACCCACAGCCTCTCCCCCAGCCAGAGGAACCCAATACTGGACACCCCAAGCCTCAGCCCCAGCCAGAAGAGCCCACATATGGCCAACCAAAGCCTGAGGCAGAGCAGCCAACCTCTCACCACTCTAAGCCCCAGCGAGATCAGCCTACCTCTGGCCACCCAAAGTCTCAGCCTAAACTTGAGGAACCCACCTCTGCCCACCCCAAGCCCCAGCTAGAGGAACCCACACCTGGCCACCCTGGACATCAGCCTCAGCTGGTGGAGCCCACCTCTGGCCAACCAAAGCCCCAGCCAGTGCAGCCAACCTCTGGCCACTCTAAGCCCCAGCGAGATCAGCCTACCTCTGGCCACCCAAAGCCTCAGCTGGAGGAACCCACACCTGGCCACCCTGGACATCAGCCTCAGCTGGTGGAGCCTACCTCTGGCCACCCCAAGCCTCAGCTGGAGGAACCCACACCTGGCCACCCTGGACATCAGCCTCAGCTGGTGGAGCCCACCTCTGGCAAACCCAAGACCCAGCCAGAGGAGCTCAATACTAGCCACCATGACACTCAGCCCCAGCTGAAGGAACCCACCTCTGGGCACCCGGTGACTCAGCCCCAGCCAGAGAAACCCAGTACTGGACACCCTAAGCCTCAGCCCCAGCCAGAAGAGCCCACATATGGTCATGCTGAGCCTCAGCCCCAGATGGAGACGCCAACATATGGCCACCCTAAACCTCAACCTAGCTCTGGCCACCATGAGCCTCAGCCCCAGCCCCAGCTGGAGGAACCCAGTACTGGCCATCACGTGACTCAGCCCAAGCCAGAGGAACCCAGTACTAGCCACCCTGAGCCTCAGGTGGAGCCCACCCCTGGCCACCCTGAACATCTGCCGCAGCTGGTGGAGCCCACATTTGGCAAACCAAAGCCTCAGCTGGAGGAGCCCACACCTGGCCAACCCAAACATCAACCTCAGCTGGTGGAGCCTACCTCTGGCCAACCAAAGCCCCAGGCAGAGCAGCCAACCTCTGGCCACTCAAAGCCCCAGCAAGAGCAGCCTACCTCTGTCCAACCCAAGCCCCAGCCTAAACTTGAGGAACCCACCTCTGCCCACCCCAAGCCTCAGCTGGGGGAACCCACACCTGGCCACCCTGGACATCAGCCTCAGCTGGTGGAGCCCACATATGGTCATGCTGAGCCTCAGCCCCAGATGGGGACGCCAACCTATGGCCACCCTAAACCTCAACCTAGCTCTGGCCACCATGAGCCTCAGCCCCAGCTGGAGGAACCCAATACTGGCCACCACGTGACTCAGCCCAAGCCAGAAGAACCCACCTTTGGCCACCCCAAGCCTCAGCCCCAGACAAAGGTGCCCAGCTCAGGTCACTCAGAACCCCAGCCAGAGGAGCCCACACCTGGCCACCCTGAAAATCAGCCCCATCTGGAGGAGGCCACCTTTGCCCACCCTGAGCGTCAGCCCCAGCCAGAGCAGCCCACCTCTGGCCAACCAAAGCCACAGGCAGAGCAGCCAACCTCTGGCCACTCCAAGCCCCAACAAGAGCAGCCTACCTCTGTCCAACCCAAGCCCCAGCCTAAACTTGAGGAACCCACCTCTGCCCACCCCAAGCCTCAGCTGGGGGAACCCACACCTGGCCACCATGGACATCAGCCTCAGCTGGTGGAGCCCACATATGGTCATGCTGAGCCTCAGCCCCAGATGGGGACGCCAACCTATGGCCACCCTAAACCTCAACCTAGCTCTGGCCACCATGAGCCTCAGCCCCAGCTGGAGGAACCCAATACTGGCCACCACGTGACTCAGCCCAAGCCAGAAGAACCCACCTTTGGCCACCCCAAGCCTCAGCCCCAGACAAAGGTGCCCAGCTCAGGTCACTCAGAACCCCAGCCAGAGGAGCCCACACCTGGCCACCCTGAAAATCAGCCCCAGCCAGAGCAGCCCACCTCTGTCCAACCCAAGCCCCAGGCAGAGCAGCCCACCTCTGTCCAACCCAAGCCCCAGGCAGAGCAGCCAACCTCTGGCCACTCCAAGCCCCAGCCAGAGCAGCCCACCTCTGTCCAACCCAAGCCCCAGCCTAAACTTGAGGAGCCCACCTCTGGCCACCCCAAGCCTCAGCTGGATGAACCCACACCTAACCACCCTGGACATCAGCCTCAGCTGGTGGAGCCCACCTCTGGCCAACCAAAGCCCCAGCAAGAGCAGCCCACCTCTGGCCAACCAAAGCCCCAGCAAGAGCAGCCTACCTCTGGCCACCCAAAGCCTCAGCTTGAGGAACCCACACCTGGCCGCCCAAAGCCTCAGCTTGAGGAACCCACACCTGGCCACC CTGAACATCAGCCTCAGCTGGTGGAGCCCACCTCTGGCCAACCAAAGCCCCAGGCAGAGCAGCCAACCTCTGGCCACTCCAAGCCCCAGCCTAAACTTGAGGAGCCCACCTCTGGCCACCCCAAGCCTCAGCTGGAGGAACCCACACCTGGCCACCCTGGACATCAGCCTCAGCTGGTGGAGCCCACATATGGTCACACTGAGCCTCAGCCCCAGAAGGAGATGCCAACCTATGGCCACCCTAAACCTCAACCTAGCTCTGGCCACCATGAGCCTCAGCCCCAGCTGGAGGAACCCAATACTGGCCACCACGTGACTCAGCCCAAGCCAGAAGAACCCACCTTTGGCCACCCCAAGCCTCAGCCCCAGACAAAGGTGCCCAGCTCAGGTCACTCAGAACCCCAGCCAGAGGAGCCCACACCTGGCCACCCTGAAAATCAGCCCCATCTGAAGGAGCCCACCTTTGCCCACCCTGAGCGTCAGCCCCAGCCAGAGCAGCCCACCTCTGGTCAACCAAAGCCCCAGGCAGAGCAGCCAACCTCTGGCCGCTCCAAGCCCCAGCAAGAGCAGCCTACCTCTGTCCAACCCAAGCCCCAGCCTAAACTTGAGGAGCCCACCTCTGCCCACCCCAAGCCTCAGCTGGGGGAACCCACACCTGGCCACCCTGGACATCAGCCTCAGCTGGTGGAGCCCACATATGGTCACGCTGAGCCTCAGCCCCAGATGGAGACGCCAACCTATGGCCACCCTAAACCTCAACCTAGCTCTGGCCACCATGAGCCTCAGCCCCAGCTGGAGGAACCCAATACTGGCCACCACGTGACTCAGCCCAAGCCAGAAGAACCCACCTTTGGCCACCCCAAGCCTCAGCCCCAGACAAAGGTGCCCAGCTCAGGTCACTCAGAACCCCAGCCAGAGGAGCCCACACCTGGCCACCCTGAAAATCAGCTCCATCTGGAGGAGCCCACCTTTGCCCACCCTGAGCGTCAGCCCCAGCCAGAGCAGCCCACCTCTGTCCAGACCAAGCCCCAGGCAGAGCAGCCAACCTCTGGCCACTCCAAGCCCCAGCCAGAGCAGCCCACCTCTGTCCAACCCAAGCCCCAGCCTAAACTTGAGGAGCCCACCTCTGGCCACCCCAAGCCTCAGCTGGATGAACCCACACCTAACCACCCTGGACATCAGCCTCAGCTGGTGGAGCCCACCTCTGGCCAACCAAAGCCCCAGCAAGAGCAGCCCACCTCTGGCCACCCAAAGCCCCAGCAAGAGCAGCCTACCTCTGGCCACCCAAAGCCTCAGCTTGAGGAACCCACACCTGGCCACCCCGGACATCAGCCTCAGCTGGTGGAGCCCACATATGGTCACACTGAGCCTCAGCCCCAGAAGGAGATGCCAACCTATGGCCACCCTAAACCTCAACCTAGCTCTGGCCACCATGAGCCTCAGCCCCAGCTGGAGGAACCCAGTCCTGGCCACCACGTGACTAAGCCCAAGCCAGAAGAACCCACCTTTGGCCACCCCAAGCCTCAGCCCCAGTGGGAGGAGCCCACTTCTGGCCACCTTGAGCCTCAGCCCCAGCCAAAGGTGCCCAGCTCAGGTCACTCAGAACCCCAGCCAGAGGAGCCCAGACCTGGCCACCCTGAACATAAGCCCCATCTGGAGGAGCCCACCTTTGCCCACCCTGAGCGTCAGCCCCAGCCGGAGGAGCCCACCTTTGGCCACCCCAAGCCTCAGCCCCAGCCGGAGGAGCCCACTTTTGGCCACCCTGAGCCTCAGCCAAAGCAAGTGGAGCCCGGCTCTGGCCATTCCGAGCCCCAGTCAGAGGAGTCCACCTCTGGCTACTTTAAGCCTCAGCCCCAACTGGAAAAACCCACCTTTGGCCTCCCCGAGCCTCAGCCCCAGCTGGAAGAGCCCACGTCTGGACACCCCAAGCCCCAGACAGAGGAGTCCACCTCTGGCTACCTTGAGTCTCAGCTCCAGCTGGAAGAACCCACCTTTGGCTTTCTTGAGCCTCAGACAGGGGAGTCCACTGCAAGCCTTGAGCCTCAGTCCCAGCTGGAGGAGTCCACCGCTGACCTCCTTGAGCCTCAGTCCCAGCTGGAGGAGTCCACCGCTGACCTCCTTGAGCCTCAGTCCCAGCTGGAGGAGTCCACCGCTGACCTCCTTGAGCCTCAGTCCCAGCTGGAGGAGTCCACCGCTGACCTCCTTGAGCCTCAGTCCCAGCTGGAGGAGTCCACCGCTGACCTCCTTGAGCCTCAGTCCCAGCTGGAGGAGTCCACCGCTGACCTCCTTGAGCCTCAGTCCCAGCTGGAGGAGTCCACCGCTGACCTCCTTGAGCCTCAGTCCCAGCTGGAGGAGTTCACCTCCGGCCACCCTGAATCCAATCTTCAACCAAATGAGCCAGGCTCTCACCATCCCAAGCACCAGTCAAAAGCACCAAAATCTAGCCATTTGCCTTTTATCATCTGCATGTTTAAACCAAAATGTGCTTTTGCTCTCAAGTCACTTCTTCGATCTCTTGGACACTAA